One region of Flavobacterium pisciphilum genomic DNA includes:
- a CDS encoding alpha/beta fold hydrolase, translated as MQKLFLKVITVILLVGCSATKEKKIDDYVFKTKSEKTKYINSYNAALKLWNIPYQEENITTSYGTAHIIIAGPKEGADLVLLHGMDASSTMWFPNIKALTKNHRVYAIDFLMEAGKSQSPKKSLTSEEIVIWYNEIFNHYNLKNFSVIGASRGGWIATLMAIQKESKINKLVLLSPAQTFKNIDKMRKASSAFFLKIFPNENKFKKTLETFSYYPEKINPIYKKQFYLANKYSKSNTSFLQMQPFSDEDLKKITIPVMVLIGDHDVINSDESIKRAETLLKNNKTETIKNAGHFLSIDQSEKVNKLIVDFLKQ; from the coding sequence ATGCAGAAATTATTTTTAAAAGTTATCACCGTTATTTTGCTCGTAGGTTGTAGTGCCACAAAAGAAAAAAAGATTGACGATTATGTTTTTAAAACTAAAAGCGAAAAAACAAAATACATCAATTCTTATAATGCTGCATTAAAACTTTGGAACATTCCTTATCAAGAAGAAAACATAACCACTTCTTATGGTACAGCACATATAATTATTGCAGGTCCAAAAGAGGGTGCCGACTTGGTATTACTTCACGGAATGGATGCCAGCTCAACCATGTGGTTTCCTAATATAAAAGCATTAACAAAGAACCATCGCGTTTATGCAATAGATTTTTTAATGGAAGCTGGAAAATCGCAATCTCCAAAAAAATCGCTTACAAGTGAGGAAATAGTTATTTGGTACAATGAAATTTTCAATCATTATAATCTAAAAAACTTCAGTGTAATTGGTGCATCCCGAGGTGGTTGGATAGCGACATTAATGGCAATCCAAAAAGAAAGTAAAATCAATAAATTGGTATTACTAAGCCCTGCACAAACATTTAAGAATATTGATAAAATGAGAAAAGCGTCATCCGCATTCTTTTTAAAGATTTTTCCAAATGAAAACAAATTCAAAAAGACCTTAGAAACCTTTTCTTATTATCCCGAAAAAATAAATCCTATTTATAAAAAGCAATTCTATTTAGCCAACAAATATTCGAAATCAAATACCAGTTTTTTGCAGATGCAACCTTTTTCAGATGAAGATTTAAAAAAAATAACCATTCCTGTTATGGTTCTCATTGGCGATCATGATGTCATTAACTCTGATGAAAGCATAAAACGAGCTGAAACACTTTTAAAGAATAATAAAACAGAAACTATAAAAAATGCAGGCCATTTTTTAAGTATTGATCAATCCGAAAAAGTAAATAAACTGATTGTCGATTTTTTAAAACAATAA